A genomic stretch from Desertifilum tharense IPPAS B-1220 includes:
- a CDS encoding TIGR01777 family oxidoreductase translates to MKVAITGATGFVGTRLVEQLQAAGDSILVLTRDPVRGQRVFPAAAFPNVEILAYTPQASGDWQKAIATCDAVVNLAGVPIADERWTSDRKREILNSRQITTQKLTEAIAIAPTKPQVLVNASAIGYYGTSETATFDETSPSGEDFLASVCQAWESEAQKVKDLGVRLVIVRLGIVLGDGGALAKMIPPFKLFAGGPLGRGQQWFSWIHRDDLVNLIHFALHQPNVQGVLNGTAPNPVRMSEFCNTLGEVLNRPSWLPVPELVLDVLLGDAAKVVLEGQQVLPNRPVEYGFNYQYPTLQAALAQILQ, encoded by the coding sequence ATGAAAGTAGCGATTACTGGGGCCACTGGATTTGTTGGGACGCGCTTAGTCGAACAACTCCAGGCAGCAGGCGACTCAATTTTAGTTCTAACCCGCGATCCAGTCCGGGGACAACGCGTTTTTCCGGCGGCAGCATTTCCCAACGTCGAAATCCTCGCCTATACTCCGCAAGCCTCCGGAGACTGGCAAAAGGCGATCGCCACCTGCGATGCGGTTGTGAACCTAGCAGGCGTCCCCATTGCTGACGAACGTTGGACCAGCGATCGCAAGCGCGAAATTCTCAACAGTCGGCAAATCACCACGCAAAAACTCACCGAAGCGATCGCGATCGCCCCCACCAAACCCCAAGTCCTCGTCAACGCCTCCGCCATCGGCTATTATGGCACCAGCGAAACCGCCACCTTTGACGAAACCAGCCCTTCCGGGGAGGACTTCCTTGCCAGCGTTTGTCAAGCCTGGGAAAGCGAAGCTCAAAAAGTCAAAGACCTCGGCGTGCGTCTCGTAATTGTGCGCTTAGGTATCGTCCTGGGCGATGGAGGAGCCTTAGCAAAAATGATTCCTCCATTTAAACTCTTTGCCGGCGGCCCCCTCGGTCGCGGCCAGCAGTGGTTCTCTTGGATTCACCGAGATGACTTAGTGAATCTCATCCATTTTGCATTGCACCAACCCAACGTTCAAGGCGTCCTCAACGGCACCGCCCCCAACCCCGTTCGCATGAGCGAATTTTGCAACACCCTCGGAGAAGTTCTCAACCGTCCGTCCTGGTTGCCCGTTCCAGAGCTTGTCCTCGACGTTTTGTTAGGCGATGCAGCCAAGGTAGTCTTAGAAGGTCAACAGGTCTTGCCCAATCGACCTGTAGAATATGGCTTTAACTACCAATATCCCACCCTCCAAGCAGCGCTCGCGCAAATTCTGCAATAG
- a CDS encoding PP2C family serine/threonine-protein phosphatase: MKRLFTGQSDTGLVRPVNQDSFYYDPEGRFFIVADGMGGHAGGQEASRIAADTIKNYLLERWDSEDESGALLEAALLKANQAILLDQNQHPERSDMGTTVVVLIFREADLQPWCAHVGDSRLYRLRGPHLEQITEDHTWVARAMKEGILTPDQARVHPWRHVLSQCLGREDLGQIEIQQFEVQTGDRLLICSDGLTEELSDLVIAQNLKGIRACEKAAEELILAAKKHGGRDNITVVLISIGSDSNAD; the protein is encoded by the coding sequence ATGAAACGTCTCTTTACGGGTCAAAGCGATACGGGGTTAGTCCGCCCCGTCAATCAAGATTCCTTCTACTACGACCCTGAAGGACGATTTTTCATCGTAGCCGACGGGATGGGCGGTCATGCTGGCGGTCAAGAAGCCAGTCGGATTGCAGCGGACACCATCAAAAATTATCTGCTAGAGCGCTGGGATTCAGAGGATGAATCTGGAGCCTTACTAGAAGCCGCCTTGCTGAAGGCAAACCAGGCGATTCTCCTCGATCAAAATCAGCATCCCGAACGTTCCGACATGGGGACAACCGTAGTCGTGTTGATTTTCCGCGAAGCCGATTTACAGCCTTGGTGCGCCCATGTGGGAGATTCCCGCTTATACCGCCTGCGCGGCCCCCATTTAGAACAAATTACAGAAGATCACACTTGGGTTGCCCGCGCCATGAAAGAGGGCATCCTGACGCCCGACCAGGCCCGCGTTCATCCCTGGCGTCATGTATTGTCCCAGTGTTTGGGACGCGAAGATTTAGGTCAAATTGAGATTCAGCAGTTTGAGGTGCAAACCGGCGATCGCCTGTTAATCTGTAGCGATGGCTTAACAGAAGAACTCTCCGATCTCGTCATTGCTCAAAACCTCAAAGGGATTCGCGCCTGCGAAAAAGCTGCCGAAGAGCTAATCCTCGCCGCCAAAAAACACGGAGGACGCGACAACATCACCGTCGTCCTCATCTCAATTGGTTCAGACAGCAATGCTGACTAA
- a CDS encoding AarF/ABC1/UbiB kinase family protein, translating to MEKAYKNKAYRWNRIKYSRRRRFIDIWTFVWLFLGSLWLNSKPWSYAGGMTEEKQVARRRAQAIWIRETFLDLGPTFIKVGQLFSTRADLFPAEYVEELSKLQDRVPAFEPEKVEAIILEDLGKNISELYRSFDLTPLAAASLGQVHRAQLNSGEEVVVKVQRPGLRQLFTIDLEILKGITRYFQNHPDWGRGRDWMGIYEECCRILWEEIDYLNEGRNADTFRRNFRTEDWVKVPRVYWRYASPRVLTLEYLPGIKISHYEALEAAGLERRLLAQLGAKAYLMQILNNGFFHADPHPGNIAVSPEGALIFYDFGMMGQIQPLTREKLMDTFFGIAQKDGDRVVKSLIELGALAPTEDMGPVRRSVQYMLDNFMDQPFETQSVAEISDDLYEIAYNQPFRFPATFTFVMRAFSTLEGVGKGLDPEFNFMEVAKPYAMQIMSNGNTSPGNDIISELSRQAAQVSNTAFGLPRRLEYTLDKLERGDIRVRVRSTETDRLLRRLTGVNMGTNYAVIIAALLVSATVLLVNGYALLAGVGLAIAIVLGIVLIRLIRRLNRYERMP from the coding sequence ATGGAAAAAGCCTATAAAAACAAGGCTTATCGGTGGAATCGGATTAAATATTCTCGCCGTCGGCGTTTTATTGATATCTGGACGTTTGTTTGGCTATTTCTGGGTTCCCTCTGGTTGAACAGCAAACCCTGGAGCTATGCAGGGGGTATGACGGAAGAAAAGCAAGTCGCACGCCGACGCGCTCAAGCGATTTGGATACGCGAAACGTTTCTAGACCTAGGGCCGACTTTTATTAAGGTTGGGCAACTCTTTTCCACGCGAGCCGATCTATTCCCGGCAGAATATGTTGAGGAACTCTCAAAACTGCAAGACCGAGTGCCGGCCTTTGAACCGGAGAAAGTCGAAGCAATTATTCTAGAAGACCTTGGCAAAAACATCAGCGAACTCTATCGCAGTTTCGACCTCACTCCTTTAGCAGCGGCGAGTTTGGGTCAAGTGCATCGCGCCCAACTCAACAGCGGCGAAGAAGTGGTTGTTAAAGTTCAACGACCGGGCTTGCGCCAGTTATTTACAATTGATTTAGAGATTCTCAAAGGCATTACTCGCTATTTCCAAAACCATCCTGATTGGGGTCGGGGTCGAGATTGGATGGGGATTTATGAGGAATGCTGCCGGATTTTGTGGGAAGAAATTGATTATCTCAATGAAGGGCGTAACGCCGATACGTTTCGCCGCAACTTCCGCACCGAAGATTGGGTGAAGGTGCCTAGGGTCTATTGGCGCTATGCTTCGCCCCGCGTGTTGACCTTAGAATATTTACCCGGAATTAAGATTAGCCATTACGAAGCGCTGGAAGCAGCAGGGTTAGAGCGTCGCCTGCTGGCTCAACTAGGGGCAAAAGCCTATTTAATGCAAATTTTGAATAATGGCTTTTTCCATGCAGACCCCCACCCTGGAAATATTGCCGTCAGTCCAGAAGGGGCGCTGATTTTTTATGATTTTGGCATGATGGGCCAAATTCAACCCCTGACGCGCGAAAAGCTGATGGATACGTTTTTTGGGATTGCTCAAAAAGATGGCGATCGCGTCGTTAAGTCTTTAATTGAATTAGGAGCCTTAGCCCCAACTGAAGATATGGGGCCAGTGCGCCGTTCGGTGCAATATATGCTGGATAATTTCATGGATCAGCCATTTGAAACCCAATCGGTGGCTGAAATTAGCGATGACCTCTATGAGATTGCTTATAACCAGCCGTTCCGCTTTCCAGCAACCTTTACCTTTGTGATGCGAGCATTTTCGACCCTAGAAGGGGTGGGTAAAGGACTCGATCCCGAATTTAACTTTATGGAAGTAGCCAAACCTTACGCAATGCAGATTATGAGTAACGGAAATACTTCACCGGGTAACGACATCATTAGCGAACTGAGCCGCCAAGCCGCACAAGTGAGCAATACAGCGTTTGGTCTTCCCCGTCGCTTGGAATATACCCTCGATAAGCTAGAACGGGGCGATATTCGCGTCCGGGTACGCTCCACAGAAACAGACCGCCTCTTGCGTCGGCTGACTGGGGTGAATATGGGCACGAATTATGCCGTGATTATTGCTGCTTTACTCGTGTCAGCAACGGTATTATTAGTGAATGGCTATGCTCTACTTGCGGGTGTGGGTCTGGCGATCGCGATCGTCCTGGGCATCGTACTCATTCGCCTGATCCGACGGCTGAATCGTTACGAACGGATGCCTTAG
- a CDS encoding serine/threonine-protein kinase has product MDLIAGTVLQEGKYIIAEVLGQGGFGTTYRATHTYLGQSVVLKTLNENLRQHANFDKFQQQFVAEAQRLAKCAHPNIVKVLDFFEESGLSFIVMEYIPGQTLAELIKSGQPLPEVKAVHYLRQVAEALSVVHQNGLLHRDVKPQNIMRRHGSDFVVLIDFGIAREFTPDTTQTHTGLLSEGYAPIEQYLPQGKRSPATDIYALAATLYCLLTGRAPIAAPLRDRIPLVAPRQLQPSLSLAVESATLAGLEMEAGDRPQTVEEWLALLPTPVLSETGNTGRPQLEVTQTGVTLPLIHSPSRPSVSSRPSAPVAQPAPVAAPPPERQAIPVLWIAIGSAIAIAAGATGFWLVRHAFISPAPEPIPDQSFPNRPIPSDAPIPEVNDLNRPRTAPVAPPPAANPEPYEPSYAPPDSPPADEVIPETPIEPEYPVEDYEEPYYPPADVIPEPEPAPEPAPTPLPEATTPPIQTAPEPVLSPFPDPLPPAADTIVPNTP; this is encoded by the coding sequence ATGGACTTGATAGCGGGAACGGTTCTTCAAGAGGGAAAGTACATCATTGCGGAAGTTTTAGGTCAAGGTGGATTTGGTACAACCTACCGGGCAACCCATACCTATCTCGGTCAATCCGTTGTCCTTAAAACCCTCAATGAAAATTTGCGCCAACACGCCAATTTTGATAAATTTCAACAGCAATTTGTGGCCGAAGCCCAACGCCTCGCCAAATGCGCCCATCCGAATATTGTGAAAGTGCTTGACTTCTTTGAGGAGTCCGGGCTGTCATTCATCGTCATGGAATATATCCCCGGTCAAACCCTCGCAGAATTGATTAAATCGGGGCAGCCGCTTCCGGAAGTCAAAGCCGTCCATTACCTGCGCCAAGTGGCAGAAGCCCTAAGTGTCGTTCACCAAAACGGCCTGCTGCATCGCGATGTCAAACCCCAAAATATTATGCGGCGACATGGTAGCGATTTTGTCGTGCTGATTGATTTTGGCATTGCTCGCGAATTTACCCCCGATACCACTCAAACCCATACGGGTCTGCTTTCAGAAGGATATGCTCCCATCGAGCAGTATTTGCCGCAAGGCAAGCGCAGCCCCGCGACTGATATTTATGCCCTAGCGGCTACTTTATATTGCTTGCTGACCGGCAGAGCGCCGATTGCGGCCCCCTTGCGCGATCGCATTCCCTTAGTTGCGCCTCGCCAATTGCAGCCCAGCCTCAGTTTAGCGGTAGAAAGCGCCACCTTAGCCGGCCTAGAGATGGAAGCTGGCGATCGCCCTCAAACCGTAGAAGAGTGGCTCGCCCTACTCCCCACCCCCGTCCTTAGCGAGACTGGCAACACCGGACGCCCGCAACTAGAAGTCACCCAAACCGGCGTCACCTTACCGCTGATTCATTCCCCCAGCCGCCCCTCCGTCTCCTCTCGCCCCTCTGCCCCCGTTGCTCAACCTGCCCCAGTAGCGGCTCCACCCCCAGAGCGGCAAGCGATTCCAGTTCTCTGGATTGCCATTGGCAGCGCGATCGCGATCGCTGCCGGAGCCACGGGTTTCTGGCTCGTTCGCCACGCCTTCATCTCACCCGCCCCCGAACCCATTCCCGATCAATCCTTCCCCAACCGTCCCATACCCTCCGACGCTCCAATTCCCGAAGTCAATGACCTAAATCGCCCCCGCACCGCCCCAGTCGCGCCACCGCCCGCCGCTAATCCAGAACCCTACGAACCCAGCTACGCGCCCCCCGACTCCCCGCCCGCCGACGAAGTAATTCCCGAAACCCCCATCGAACCCGAATATCCCGTCGAAGATTACGAAGAACCCTACTATCCCCCGGCAGACGTGATTCCCGAACCGGAACCCGCACCGGAACCCGCACCAACCCCCCTACCAGAAGCCACCACTCCCCCTATTCAAACCGCACCCGAACCCGTCTTATCGCCCTTCCCCGACCCGCTTCCGCCCGCCGCCGATACCATCGTCCCCAATACCCCGTGA
- a CDS encoding DUF6825 family protein produces the protein MSNPLVHAFFVGRALAETVGEEIERNLTDAASELGKFDAEQRERLRQFVAQVIERANAAEESAMQGRTTSTLVKYGSQPSDLQATIDELRAEIAQLRTELQRYRNRSTKPNSL, from the coding sequence ATGAGTAACCCTCTCGTCCACGCTTTTTTTGTTGGTAGAGCCTTAGCCGAAACCGTTGGCGAAGAAATTGAGCGCAACCTCACGGATGCGGCCAGCGAACTCGGCAAATTTGATGCCGAACAGCGAGAACGCCTGCGTCAGTTTGTCGCTCAAGTGATTGAACGCGCAAACGCTGCTGAAGAATCAGCCATGCAAGGGCGGACGACCTCAACCCTCGTCAAATATGGCTCGCAGCCCTCAGACTTGCAAGCTACCATTGATGAATTACGGGCAGAAATTGCTCAACTTCGCACGGAGTTGCAGCGCTACCGCAATCGCTCAACCAAGCCAAACTCCCTCTAG